Proteins encoded within one genomic window of Rhinoderma darwinii isolate aRhiDar2 chromosome 5, aRhiDar2.hap1, whole genome shotgun sequence:
- the LOC142651249 gene encoding focal adhesion kinase 1-like → MLKPVSNWPHFHSGGCSQDERTSAALPQETGINAATRLLFVFQEAAQGPRTNPPLAMQVFKCCVGRMKPDVRLSHGSIDHVDGSIQCPAGNQHIYQPVGKPDHSAPPKKPPRPGAPSHLSNLAGLNSAGDGYNEGVKIQPQEISPPPTANLDRTNDKVYENVTGLVKAVIEMSSRIQPAPPEEYVPMVKGVGLALRTLLATVDETIPVLPASTHREIEMAQKLLNSDLAELINKMKLAQQYVMTSLQQEYKKQMLTAAHALAVDAKNLLDVIDQARLKMIGQSRPH, encoded by the exons ATGCTAAAACCAGTCAGTAATTGGCCCCACTTCCACTCCGGCGGCTGCAGCCAAGACGAGCGCACATCAGCCGCCCTCCCGCAGGAAACTGGAATTAATGCTGCAACTCGTCTTCTGTTTGTTTTTCAAGAAGCAGCTCAGGGACCGCGCACAAATCCTCCGCTCGCCATGCAAGTCTTCAAGTGTTGTGTGGGCCGAATG aaGCCTGACGTCCGGCTTTCCCATGGCAGCATCGACCACGTTGATGGCAGCATACAGTGTCCG gCAGGTAACCAGCACATCTATCAGCCCGTTGGAAAGCCAG ATCACTCGGCTCCACCAAAGAAACCTCCTCGCCCGGGGGCTCCCAGTCACCTCAGTAACCTGGCCGGGCTGAACAGTGCGGGGGACGGCTACAACGAGGGAGTAAAG ATTCAGCCACAGGAAATCAGTCCACCCCCAACTGCTAACTTGGACCGCACAAATGACAAAGTATATGAAAACGTGACTGGTTTGGTGAAAGCTGTGATCGAAATGTCTAGTAGGATCCAGCCGGCACCTCCGGAGGAGTATGTCCCAATGGTGAAG GGGGTCGGTTTAGCCTTGAGGACTTTACTAGCGACCGTTGACGAGACCATTCCTGTTCTTCCAGCCAGTACACACAGAGAG attgaaATGGCACAGAAGTTGTTGAATTCCGATCTGGCGGAGCTGATCAATAAGATGAAGTTAGCGCAGCAGTACGTCATGACCAGTCTCCAGCAGGAGTACAAGAAGCAGATGCTGACCGCTGCACACGCACTGGCCGTGGACGCCAAGAACTTGCTAGACGTCATTGACCAAGCCCGACTAAAAATGATCGGACAGTCGAGGCCGCACTAA